Proteins from a genomic interval of Zingiber officinale cultivar Zhangliang chromosome 1B, Zo_v1.1, whole genome shotgun sequence:
- the LOC122042697 gene encoding rhodanese-like domain-containing protein 10, whose protein sequence is MAAGAMHFFALNTGLRNNVVHVRAQQAAPGQQELIRSGAVRAIPPRDAAVALQAEGFRLLDIRPAWEHSKARVAGALHVPFFVEDTDGTLLTLLKKWVHFGYIGLWTGQLLTTINEGFLTEVEVLVPNKDDKILVACGEGLRSMIAVRVLHEGGYKNLGWLAGGFNRAGDSDFPKVEGTMKLQYATVGGVSYIFLQLLILLKVFKD, encoded by the exons ATGGCCGCCGGCGCCATGCACTTTTTCGCTCTCAACACGGGATTACGAAACAACGTCGTTCATGTCCGAGCGCAACAGGCGGCACCGGGGCAGCAAGAGCTAATCCGCTCCGGCGCCGTCCGTGCCATCCCGCCGAGGGATGCAGCCGTAGCCCTGCAGGCAGAGGGCTTCCGCCTCCTCGACATCCGTCCCGCGTGGGAGCACTCCAAGGCGCGCGTCGCCGGCGCGCTCCACGTCCCGTTCTTCGTGGAAGACACCGATGGCACGCTGCTGACGCTGCTGAAGAAGTGGGTTCACTTCGGCTACATTGGGCTGTGGACGGGGCAGCTCCTCACCACCATCAACGAGGGGTTCCTCACCGAGGTGGAGGTACTGGTTCCCAACAAGGACGACAAGATCCTCGTAGCCTGCGGCGAAGGACTCAG GTCGATGATTGCGGTGAGGGTGTTGCATGAGGGAGGGTACAAGAACTTAGGGTGGCTCGCCGGCGGATTCAACAGGGCCGGTGACAGTGACTTCCCGAAAGTGGAGGGGACGATGAAGCTGCAGTACGCCACCGTTGGGGGTGTGTCCTATATCTTCTTGCAGCTGTTGATCTTGCTCAAGGTATTCAAGGACTGA
- the LOC122051418 gene encoding lipid phosphate phosphatase gamma-like yields the protein MDEGPEVASLKAVTLTHVRYRRGDSLGHFLAWVSLIPVFISLGGFVSHFIFRRELQGVFFCLGLILSQFLNELIKSSIQQSRPSAMCAALEVCDSHGWPSSHSQYMFFFASYFTLLCLLNGAGTSSPRSRRLLALLPWPAAFLTLYSRVYLGYHTVAQVIAGATLGMVLGAVWFWIVNTMLVDYFPAIEESAVGRFFYIKDSSHIPNVLEFEYNNARAFRKKLAKD from the exons ATGGACGAGGGACCGGAAGTGGCGTCTCTGAAGGCTGTGACGCTGACCCACGTTCGGTACCGGCGAGGCGATTCCTTGGGCCACTTCCTGGCGTGGGTCTCCCTCATCCCGGTCTTCATCAGCCTCGGCGGCTTTGTGTCTCACTTCATCTTCCGTCGGGAACTGCAGGGCGTCTTCTTCTGCCTTGGCCTTATCCTTTCGCAGTTCCTCAACGAGCTTATCAAATCCTCCATCCAGCAGTCGCGTCCCTCGGCGATGTGCGCCGCCCTAGAGGTTTGCGACTCCCACGGATGGCCATCCAGTCACTCCCAATATATGTTCTTCTTCGCTTCCTACTTCACCCTCCTCTGCCTTCTCAACGGCGCCGGAACCTCCTCCCCTAGATCCAGGCGTCTCCTCGCCCTCCTTCCCTGGCCGGCTGCCTTCCTCACCCTCTATTCCCGAGTTTATCTCGGCTACCACACTGTTGCCCAG GTTATTGCCGGAGCGACGCTCGGAATGGTGCTCGGTGCCGTCTGGTTTTGGATAGTGAACACTATGCTCGTGGACTACTTTCCGGCAATCGAGGAGAGCGCAGTTGGGAGGTTCTTTTACATCAAGGACTCCTCACACATCCCGAACGTGCTAGAGTTCGAGTACAACAATGCTAGGGCTTTCCGGAAGAAGTTAGCAAAAGATTGA